In Corvus moneduloides isolate bCorMon1 chromosome 6, bCorMon1.pri, whole genome shotgun sequence, the sequence TGCAGTGTAAGGCTTTGCCTGAGCTAGGTAGAACTGAGACTTTTTAAAAGGGTGTTGAGGGCAAATAagcatgaaaaaacaaaattggaATTTTCCATTAGAGGTTAAAAAGCATCTGGAAAAGGGCCTATCTCCTAAGACCACCAGTTACAGTAGCATCTGTCTTTCTAGCAGAACATActgtttcagttttggaaaagtTAATTGATAACTAACATTTAAAGGTTTAAAACAGCTGTACCCTCACCAATTGCTTACATTCAGCAGgctaaaaaaccaaaacagactaaaatttaaaagaacaaatggCTTTTTACTCCTTCCCATATGCAAAGACAGACATCTTAAGAGTCACTGCCCTGCTaccctctgaaaaaaaaaaaatcagatctcAATGAATGGGCCCAAATCTGGCAGTCAGAAACACTGTGGGTATTGTTGAAAgtttttatccttttaaaattatcctAATCTGGTGCTTGacttgcaaataatttttttattaaattgtcTCAGTTTTGCACAGGTATTCCTTAGTGTGAACAGAAGTATTCTTGGCAGCTAAAGAAAGTCCCTATTGTAGCCTGTACTGGAAAGCATCTATTTGAAATTCTAGATGGCAATGTACCCTTCCACTTACTGGTTTGCTAAGAGTCACAAGAAGTTAATAATCCTCTTCCCCTCATATTTTCACTCCCAAACTTAATTCAAAACACTTACAcaagatttttcaaattattgTGCCACATATGGCATTCCAGTGTCCAGCCTGCACTCTTGCATATGCATTGCTATAGCAAATCTCCACATAGGTACAAGGCAGTAGCTTGCCCTTTAGGCTGTTCCTGATGTACAAATTGGTCTCTCACACAACTTTTTATAGGTTCGTCTGCAAGTTCAAAATGTAGAGAAGCCTCTCTACCGTGGGACTTTCCATTGCTTTCAGTCCATCATAAAGCAAGAATCTGTAAGTACAAAATTAATGCTTTGCATATTGTTTTTATCTTTGTATATTTTGGCTCAGGAGGGTGGggaagctgttaaaaaaaaaaaaaaagacaaatgttGAAGATCAAGAGATAAAAGTATatcctgaacctcccctgatTGTACAGCAGATATTATAGTCAGAACTTTGCCAGAAACTTAGTGAAGAAGATCACTAAGTCCGAAGATGGTATTTTGAGgttaacattttaaagaaaataagttatTTAAATAACTAATTTTCTGAGAATCTAAGCAATGAGTGAAGAAATTGGTGGGttgtttttgctgctgaagCTTTAGGACCATTGCTAAAAGGGTAGCTTCAAGCTTTACATAAcctatttaaaaagaaaaagtaaaaaaattgcCAGAAAACTCTTCTCTGGATAGAGTAAGATTATTTTCTGGATGTGTTCAACTATATTTTTGTACTGCTAAATTGCTTAAATGTTTGTGTCTCAGGCAGAGATgaaatttttattacaaaacaaGGTGGTCCTGATCTGGCCACTGTTAGAGAGCTGGGGTACAAGGGAGAGCCAGAAGGGCTGTGTTCTGCAGCTTGAGGAGGTTATCCACACCACTGCTAAAAAgggtttttcctcccttcttccatTAGGCTTTTGGACTCTATAAAGGTATTGGGTCACCAATGATGGGACTTACATTCATTAACGCGCTGGTGTTCGGTGTGCAAGGAAACACCCTTCGTGCTCTGGGCAAAGACACTCCTCTGAACCAGTTCCTTGCAGGGTCAGCAGCAGGGGCCATCCAGTGCGTCATCTGCTGTCCCATGGAGCTGGCAAAGACAAGGATGCAGCTTCAAGGAACAGGAGAATATAAACTAAAAACGAAGAACTACAAAAATTCTCTGGACTGCTTGATCAAAATCTATCAAAAGGAAGGGCTGAGGGGTATCAACAGAGGCATGGTCTCTACCTTCATAAGAGAAACTCCAAGCTTTGGCTTTTACTTCCTGACCTATGACTGCATGACTCGGTATTTAGGCTGTGAAGCTGAAGACAGTTACGTTATTCCTaaactgctgttttctggaGGGATGTCGGGAATTGTGTCCTGGCTCTCCACTTATCCCATGGATGTGATCAAATCCCGGCTTCAGGCCGACGGCGTCGGAGGCATCACACAATACAACGGCATCCTGGACTGTGTCCGGAAGAGTTACCATGAGGAGGGCTGGAGGGTGTTCACAAGAGGTCTCACTTCCACACTTCTCCGTGCTTTTCCTGTCAATGCAGCTACCTTTGCTACTGTCACTGTGTTCCTAATGTACATGAAGTCAGAAGACAACCTTCCTGAATGTGAACCAGGTCCAGTAATCCGTCAGCCTTCCAGTTTGTGAACCTCATCTCTTTGTTGTCTTCATCCAAAGCCCAgctggttgggttttgttgaACATGAACACTTGACCCACACAAGTAGTGTAGATTTATGCTATCTGTGTAAAGAATCCCTAAATGTATCAAATGAGGATTTCATCTCACTACTTGTATAAACAACATCTTGCCTTATTCAGGACTCCATATCAGTAGTATTCAAGTAAGAGAGGGCTCTGCCTTTAGAAAGTTGCTGTTGTGGCTCCAGAAGAGGTTCTGGAGAGTGTTCTAGCACCAGAAATTGAGTTTTCTTTCACTCAGGTTCTGAATGACTGAGTTGAGTTGAATGCAGAAGTGTTTTCATGAAAGAAATACTCATTTTGTATGTGACAGGAGTAAGTGTACTCCTGTAAGGtgaagaaaggggaagaagtTTAATGTTGGAGGCATTTTGCAGGTAACCCCAAACTGTAAAGATGTGGACTAGCATTCAGCTAGTCATGTGTTTtacttttcctctgcttttataTGTCAATGGTTTTAGTAGCAACTTTGTTCATACtgatttgtaaaaaaaaaaaaaaaaatttgtaccTAAATTACTCCCTGACCTTTTGGCTTCGAATAAATATCTTAAGCACAAAGTTAGCATCTGCACTCAAATGCACTTGTTCCTTTAAATCTCAAGGCTTGTAAGGATTTAGGGAAACTCAGATCAAGTAGGACTGAGGTTATTTGCCTTCATCTCTGTTTCTCCTTTGGTGGGTGCACAGACTGTATTGAGTAGTTCAGCCCTGTAGACTTTGTTCTCTGAAGTTAATGCAACTTTGCACCACTTCTCCCACCATGCCCCATAGCAGCCAGTGATGTACAGAAGTCAAAGTCGTGCCTGTGGTATTGCACAAAATGTTTGTGGGTGCAATGTTAGCTTAGCAGCTTGAAGTACCTTagaaatacatacatatttaGGACTGGAGGTTTCATAGCTTTCCAGAAAGTAGGGGTGTAAGTGTCTGAAATGGTTCCTGTTTAATACACTTGCATTATGAATTTAAAGAATActgatttttatgtatttagTTACAGTGCTACTGGAAAGAAGACTGAAAAGGGTTGTAGAGAATTTTCTTGTTACATTaatctgctctgatttttttcttttctatttttttttagtctgttCAAGAAGAATTGAATTAGCCAAAGAGCTACAAACAGTTATTTAAGATTTGAGATAAAAGTTACACATATTTGGCACAAATAGCTGTGAGGAAGGACTATATGTGTGTGAGCAGTGTTTTAAAACATATCAAACTAGTTCAGTAAGTACAACTTGTTATACTTTTGGTTGGGACAAGTGCAATATGTGTTTAATTTATATGAATTTTCTAAAGAAGCGTTATTTCGTAGTGTTTTGCACTGTAACAAAATATGCTGGAGAAACCTGtaaaactgatattttttttatacCTTGAAGGTATGGTGGATGTTTTAGTGCCTACTTGCACTGAGATTCAAATTGAATGTTAAATCTGTCTACTAAGCTGCATATGCACAACAACTCACAGCAAAGACCATTTACACCTTTGTACAGGAGTAAGTAATTCTTGTATATATATTGAgggaataaattttttaaaaattttgcctTTGGTTCTTTgaagtttgcttttttgtgttttactcAGGCGCTTCTTTGTGTTGGATTGAGCTTGCATGAGGGTGGGGTTTCTGGCTTTTGCCAGGGGAAACTTGCTCCATATCTGCCTTCTGTGCACCACTGGGAAGGGCAGGGTCTTGCTCTGGCTTAGGCCCCATCACTGGAGCAAAGAAAGGaagttgcctggcctcacttctTCAAACTGACCTTTCCTGTACCACGAGAACAATCCTGCTTTTAAAGCCAAAGAGCTGGCCCTATGCTGAGACCCCTTCCTATTCTGCGTTTATTGGTTTAAGCTGTGCTGGTCACCAGCAAGGCTGCACAGTTGTGcctctctggactcactccagtaGGTTCATGTCCTCCTCTTCAGAGGTTACTTCAGGTACTAGCTCCACTAATTCATCTTCTTAAGGGCTAGATGCATGTGACTGACACAAACCCTGTCAAGCATCAATTTCCTGGATCAGGAAGGGGAAAGGCCACCACCTCTCCACCTGACCATGACCAGGGTCAGTTCCAGTCAAGTACCTTTTGTTCTCTCATCGGGAGCAACAACTGTGTTCAACATTGAACTATAGAACAGAAACAAATACTTGGAATAAGCAAACAGTGTCTCCTTAGAAGACTAATaccattaaaacagaaaagggcTATACAATGTTTTACTTGCAGTGCTTACTAAAGCATTCTTTCCAGAAATTCATCCATCTGGAACTTAAATAATCAGTAGCAGACACTGGCTGTTACTCAACAAGCCTGAGAAGAGGGTAAAGCCAGCTTTCAGCCTAGTCTGATTTCACTTGTGTGAAATCCATGTGACTTCTAACTATCAAATCGAGCTAGACAAATGCCTCAGCCTTTTAAATCATGATACAGTTCTGTCCTGATAGATTTTTGAGATGTGAGCCAATTCAGACAGAACTACATCCTGCCTTCCCAGATCCTCATTCCCACACCATTATCAAGCAATTCCCCAACAACTGAAGGGATTAAGAAggtaaaaatcactgaaaatgaaactCACTCACTATCCAGTCCCTCTACCCTGCTCTTTCTTAACCTTAGATGGGTCATGCCAGGGTTACAAGTTACAGCCACAAACATGTCCAATTAAGacgaggggaaaaaagtgaccATGTATAGCACTATATAACTAACTATAATTAAGTTACTATAGTAGAACAACTAGTGTGAAATTCATTTATCATGTCTGTAACATGACAATGTTTTTGTCCTCTCTGCCTTGTCTTTCTCTGCATatatgtagtgataggacaaggggtaatgacctcaaactgaaagagggcaggtttagattggatattaggaagaaattcttccctgtgaggatggagaggccctggcacaggttgcccagagaagctgtggatgccccatccctggcagtgttcaaggccaggctggatggggctctgagcaacctggtctactgaaaggtgtccctgaccatgaCAGGGGCTGTTGGAattagataatctttaaggttccttccaacccaaaccattctaggattctatgataCAGCTTATTATTTGGTTCAGGGAAAAGGGTAGCAAGGCATTCAAGGGATGAAAACCTGTCCATTGCAggtgcagcactggcagcataCTAAGGAAAAAGACTAAG encodes:
- the SLC25A29 gene encoding mitochondrial basic amino acids transporter isoform X1; the encoded protein is MALDFLAGCVGGAAGVLVGHPFDTVKVRLQVQNVEKPLYRGTFHCFQSIIKQESAFGLYKGIGSPMMGLTFINALVFGVQGNTLRALGKDTPLNQFLAGSAAGAIQCVICCPMELAKTRMQLQGTGEYKLKTKNYKNSLDCLIKIYQKEGLRGINRGMVSTFIRETPSFGFYFLTYDCMTRYLGCEAEDSYVIPKLLFSGGMSGIVSWLSTYPMDVIKSRLQADGVGGITQYNGILDCVRKSYHEEGWRVFTRGLTSTLLRAFPVNAATFATVTVFLMYMKSEDNLPECEPGPVIRQPSSL
- the SLC25A29 gene encoding mitochondrial basic amino acids transporter isoform X2 gives rise to the protein MMGLTFINALVFGVQGNTLRALGKDTPLNQFLAGSAAGAIQCVICCPMELAKTRMQLQGTGEYKLKTKNYKNSLDCLIKIYQKEGLRGINRGMVSTFIRETPSFGFYFLTYDCMTRYLGCEAEDSYVIPKLLFSGGMSGIVSWLSTYPMDVIKSRLQADGVGGITQYNGILDCVRKSYHEEGWRVFTRGLTSTLLRAFPVNAATFATVTVFLMYMKSEDNLPECEPGPVIRQPSSL